The Pseudarthrobacter sulfonivorans genome includes a window with the following:
- a CDS encoding glycoside hydrolase family 13 protein codes for MSVDTAFTATAPLMGRLSLIHDADNAPGWWRSAVIYQVYPRSFRDLNGDGIGDLAGITAELPQLAELDVDAVWLSPFYKSPQRDAGYDVSDYCDVDPIFGTLGDFDVMIAEANRLGMRVIVDLVPNHCSDQHAAFQAALASPAGSPERDMFIFRDGAGPDGHEPPNNWQSHFGGPAWTRVTGPDGQPDQWYLHLFDSSQPDFNWDNPAVHAEFERVLRFWLDRGVSGFRVDVAHALVKAPGLPAWGGRADGGSSDGFPGHEAPMFGQPALHDIFRAWRLILDGYGPDRILCAEANVDPLPRLADWVRSDEMHQAFNFPYLQAGLDVYRLRSVITDSLTALDAVGAPSTWVLSNHDVVRHSSRFGYNGPGPRDGDGIGAADPQPDAALGRRRAAAASLFMLGLPGAAYLYQGEELGLPDGVDIPEHLRQDPTFARTGGARLGRDGCRVPLPWRSTERHLGFGSGQDPWLPLPASFADLARDAQAASPSSHLSLYRNMLALRRELGLGRGSLAWAEDWCSGSSLAYLNGDTLVLMNLNHEPLEMPAGSVLVRSAGSDSGSDATRFLASGETAWLRVGGGDAA; via the coding sequence ATGTCTGTAGATACAGCGTTTACCGCCACCGCCCCACTGATGGGCCGGCTGTCCCTTATCCACGATGCCGACAACGCCCCCGGCTGGTGGCGCTCGGCCGTCATCTACCAGGTGTACCCGCGGTCCTTCCGGGACCTCAACGGCGACGGCATCGGTGATCTCGCTGGGATTACGGCGGAACTGCCGCAACTGGCCGAGCTGGATGTGGACGCCGTCTGGCTGTCCCCCTTCTACAAATCCCCGCAGCGCGACGCCGGCTATGACGTCAGCGATTACTGCGACGTGGATCCGATCTTCGGCACCCTGGGTGACTTCGACGTCATGATTGCCGAGGCCAACCGTCTGGGGATGCGGGTCATCGTGGACCTGGTTCCCAACCACTGCTCGGACCAGCACGCGGCTTTCCAGGCAGCCCTCGCCTCCCCAGCAGGGAGCCCGGAGCGCGACATGTTCATCTTTCGGGACGGGGCGGGGCCTGACGGCCACGAACCGCCCAACAACTGGCAGTCCCACTTCGGCGGTCCGGCCTGGACCCGGGTCACCGGTCCTGACGGCCAACCGGACCAGTGGTACTTGCACCTGTTTGACTCCTCCCAGCCGGACTTCAACTGGGACAACCCGGCCGTGCACGCCGAATTTGAGCGGGTGCTCCGTTTCTGGCTGGACCGCGGGGTCTCCGGCTTCCGGGTGGACGTCGCCCACGCTTTGGTCAAAGCCCCGGGACTGCCTGCCTGGGGCGGCCGTGCCGACGGCGGCAGCTCGGACGGCTTCCCCGGCCACGAGGCACCGATGTTCGGCCAGCCCGCCCTGCACGATATCTTCCGGGCCTGGCGCCTGATCCTGGACGGGTACGGGCCGGACCGCATTCTGTGCGCTGAAGCCAACGTGGACCCGCTCCCCCGCCTCGCCGACTGGGTCCGGTCCGATGAAATGCACCAAGCCTTCAACTTCCCCTACCTGCAGGCCGGGCTGGACGTTTACCGGCTGCGCAGTGTTATCACGGACTCGCTGACCGCCTTGGATGCAGTAGGAGCCCCCAGTACATGGGTACTGTCCAACCACGACGTGGTCCGGCATTCCAGCCGCTTTGGTTACAACGGGCCCGGTCCGCGCGATGGCGACGGCATCGGTGCGGCCGATCCGCAGCCGGACGCAGCCCTGGGCCGTCGGCGTGCAGCCGCCGCCTCCCTGTTTATGCTGGGACTGCCCGGCGCCGCCTACCTGTACCAGGGTGAGGAGCTTGGGCTGCCGGACGGCGTCGATATTCCGGAGCACCTGCGGCAGGATCCCACGTTCGCGCGCACCGGAGGGGCCCGGCTGGGCCGCGACGGCTGCCGGGTTCCCCTCCCGTGGCGCAGCACAGAACGGCACCTGGGCTTTGGCTCCGGCCAGGATCCCTGGCTTCCCTTGCCGGCGAGCTTCGCAGACCTGGCACGGGACGCACAGGCCGCATCGCCGTCGTCGCATCTTTCCCTGTACCGGAACATGCTGGCGCTGCGCCGCGAACTGGGTTTGGGCCGCGGGTCACTGGCTTGGGCCGAGGACTGGTGCAGCGGTTCGTCCCTGGCGTACCTGAACGGCGATACGCTGGTGCTCATGAACCTCAACCATGAACCGCTGGAGATGCCGGCAGGCAGTGTCCTCGTCCGCAGCGCCGGCTCTGACTCTGGCTCGGACGCAACCCGCTTCCTGGCATCCGGAGAAACCGCGTGGCTGCGGGTTGGCGGAGGCGACGCGGCATAG
- a CDS encoding alpha-1,4-glucan--maltose-1-phosphate maltosyltransferase produces MTTNSVTPAALKKKPKGKITDGLRFGRFPITAVQPVVEGGKYPAKALPGEGIVVGATAFREGHDQLGVSAVLLDPRGKERQRVRLAPPKGERGLGTDRWEGILTPSAVGNWTFFIEAWHDRYGTWHHNAEVKVAAGIDVELMLAEGSALLSDAADDSSRNASDRRTLRMASSILGNGSLTDEERLAAGFGADVAAVADRQPIRELITVSEQFPLLVERDLAGRGAWYEFFPRSEGAVRDATTGAWTSGNFRTAAKRLDAVAEMGFDVLYMPPIHPIGIQHRKGPNNTLIAGPHDPGSPWAIGAKEGGHDAIHPELGTFEDFDAFVARANELGLEVALDLALQAAPDHPWVQSNPEWFTTRVDGSIAYAENPPKKYQDIFPLNFDNDPEGLAKEILRVVLLWVSHGVKIFRVDNPHTKPVWFWEWLIGQVNKKTPGVVFLAEAFTRPAMMHALGRAGFQQSYTYFTWRNTKKELETYFTEVSHESPAYFRPNFFVNTPDILTEYLQFGGPAAFKIRAALAATASPLWGVYAGYELYEHVARPGAEEYIDNEKFEYKARGWDAAAASGRTLAPYLTRLNAIRHNHPALLDLQNLTVHHSTDDATVVYSKHKTLPDGTKDTIIVVVNVDPHGIRESTISLDLAALELDPEDLSPNGGFRVDDLISGESWEWGEYNYVRLDAHVEPAHILSVRRLHQ; encoded by the coding sequence GTGACGACTAACTCAGTAACCCCTGCCGCCTTAAAGAAAAAGCCGAAAGGCAAAATCACCGATGGGCTAAGATTTGGCCGTTTTCCGATCACCGCCGTGCAGCCTGTGGTGGAGGGTGGAAAGTATCCTGCCAAGGCCTTGCCGGGGGAGGGAATTGTGGTGGGCGCCACCGCTTTCCGGGAGGGGCATGACCAGCTGGGTGTCAGCGCGGTCCTCCTGGATCCCCGCGGGAAGGAACGCCAGCGCGTCAGGCTGGCGCCGCCGAAGGGGGAACGCGGCCTCGGTACCGACCGCTGGGAGGGCATCCTCACGCCGTCGGCCGTTGGAAATTGGACCTTTTTCATCGAGGCCTGGCACGACCGCTACGGAACCTGGCACCACAACGCCGAGGTGAAGGTGGCGGCAGGCATCGACGTCGAACTGATGCTCGCCGAAGGCTCTGCGCTGCTCTCAGACGCGGCCGACGACTCCTCCCGCAACGCATCGGACCGGCGCACCCTCCGCATGGCGTCTTCCATTCTGGGCAACGGGTCACTCACCGATGAGGAGCGTCTGGCAGCCGGCTTCGGCGCGGACGTCGCCGCTGTGGCGGACCGCCAGCCGATTCGCGAACTGATCACCGTTTCCGAGCAGTTCCCGCTGCTGGTGGAGCGCGATCTCGCAGGCCGCGGAGCCTGGTACGAATTCTTCCCCCGATCCGAAGGCGCCGTCAGGGACGCCACCACCGGAGCGTGGACGTCCGGGAATTTCCGGACCGCGGCGAAGCGGCTGGACGCGGTGGCGGAAATGGGCTTCGACGTTCTCTATATGCCGCCGATCCACCCCATCGGTATCCAGCACCGCAAGGGCCCCAACAACACCCTGATTGCCGGCCCGCATGATCCCGGCTCGCCCTGGGCCATCGGCGCCAAGGAGGGCGGCCACGACGCCATCCACCCGGAACTGGGCACGTTCGAGGACTTCGACGCCTTTGTTGCCCGCGCCAACGAACTGGGCCTGGAAGTCGCCCTGGACCTGGCGCTGCAGGCCGCGCCGGACCATCCCTGGGTGCAGTCCAACCCGGAATGGTTCACTACCCGGGTTGACGGGAGCATCGCGTACGCGGAAAACCCGCCCAAGAAATACCAGGACATTTTCCCGCTCAATTTCGACAATGATCCGGAAGGGCTTGCGAAGGAAATCCTGCGGGTCGTGTTGCTGTGGGTCAGCCATGGCGTGAAGATCTTCCGGGTGGATAATCCGCACACCAAACCGGTGTGGTTCTGGGAATGGCTCATTGGCCAGGTCAACAAAAAGACCCCTGGCGTCGTGTTCCTCGCGGAAGCGTTCACGCGCCCTGCCATGATGCACGCCCTGGGCCGGGCGGGCTTCCAGCAGTCCTACACCTACTTCACGTGGCGGAACACCAAAAAGGAACTCGAAACCTACTTCACGGAGGTCAGCCACGAGTCGCCGGCCTACTTCCGGCCCAACTTCTTTGTCAACACGCCGGACATCCTCACGGAATACCTGCAGTTCGGCGGTCCGGCGGCGTTCAAGATCCGTGCGGCGTTGGCCGCCACCGCCAGCCCCCTGTGGGGCGTTTATGCCGGCTACGAACTGTATGAGCATGTTGCCCGCCCCGGCGCGGAAGAGTACATCGACAACGAGAAATTCGAATACAAAGCCCGTGGCTGGGACGCTGCTGCTGCCTCAGGCCGGACCCTGGCGCCGTACCTGACCAGGCTCAACGCGATCAGGCACAACCACCCGGCGCTGCTGGACCTGCAGAATCTCACGGTCCACCACAGCACCGACGACGCCACGGTGGTGTACTCCAAGCACAAGACCCTGCCGGACGGCACCAAGGACACCATCATTGTGGTGGTCAACGTTGACCCGCACGGCATCAGGGAGAGCACCATTTCGCTGGATCTGGCTGCGCTGGAACTGGACCCCGAGGATCTGTCGCCCAACGGCGGGTTCCGGGTGGATGACCTCATTTCCGGCGAATCCTGGGAATGGGGCGAATACAACTACGTCCGCCTGGACGCGCACGTTGAACCCGCCCACATCCTGAGCGTGAGGAGATTGCATCAGTGA
- a CDS encoding LacI family DNA-binding transcriptional regulator translates to MGLAGIKDVADRAGLSIATVSRALSGKANVSAKSRQLAKAAADELGFVPSYHASSLASGRNHNVGLVVPSIHRWYFSSVVEGVSGTLLDAGYDLTLYNVGDRPERRHSVLNDFLLRKRLDAVIAVALVLSESEIKQLLAIHRPIVGIGGALAGASTLRIDDARLARTATEHLLGLGHTRIAHITGDAELNQDFKLPGIRRAGFEAAMQAAGHTVRPEWVVSADFTIQGAYASARKLLASAAGRPTAVFAASDEMAIGAILAARDFGLRVPQDLSVIGMDGHELGEVFGLTTINQDARGQGALAARMLLETLDAGAKRPDKGTPPSAAATDREYPTEFLVRNSTAVPAA, encoded by the coding sequence GTGGGACTTGCGGGCATCAAGGACGTTGCCGACCGCGCCGGGCTGTCGATCGCCACTGTGTCGCGGGCGCTCAGCGGCAAGGCGAACGTGTCGGCCAAGAGCCGGCAGCTGGCAAAGGCGGCAGCCGACGAACTGGGCTTCGTCCCGTCCTACCACGCGTCCAGCCTGGCTTCAGGCCGTAACCACAACGTGGGGCTGGTGGTCCCGTCCATCCACCGCTGGTACTTCTCGTCCGTGGTGGAGGGCGTGTCCGGCACCTTGCTCGACGCCGGCTACGATCTCACCCTGTACAACGTGGGCGACCGGCCGGAACGCCGCCACAGCGTCCTGAACGACTTCCTGCTCCGCAAGCGGCTGGATGCGGTCATCGCTGTGGCGCTGGTCCTGAGCGAGTCAGAAATCAAACAGCTCCTGGCAATCCACCGCCCGATCGTCGGCATCGGCGGTGCCCTGGCCGGTGCGTCCACACTCAGGATTGATGACGCCCGCCTCGCCAGGACAGCAACCGAGCACCTCCTCGGGCTGGGCCACACCCGGATCGCACACATCACCGGCGATGCCGAACTGAACCAGGACTTCAAACTCCCAGGGATACGCCGCGCCGGCTTTGAGGCGGCAATGCAGGCTGCGGGGCATACTGTCCGCCCCGAATGGGTAGTGTCAGCGGACTTCACCATCCAAGGCGCCTACGCGAGTGCCCGCAAACTCCTGGCCTCCGCGGCCGGGAGACCCACTGCTGTTTTTGCCGCTTCCGATGAGATGGCCATCGGCGCCATCCTGGCCGCGCGCGATTTCGGCCTGCGGGTGCCGCAGGATCTCTCCGTGATCGGCATGGACGGGCACGAACTGGGCGAGGTCTTTGGGCTGACCACCATCAACCAGGATGCGCGCGGCCAGGGCGCCCTGGCGGCCCGCATGCTGTTGGAAACGCTCGACGCCGGCGCGAAGCGGCCTGACAAGGGCACGCCACCGTCAGCAGCGGCCACCGACCGGGAGTATCCTACGGAGTTCCTCGTCCGGAACAGCACGGCCGTCCCGGCGGCCTGA
- a CDS encoding 1,4-alpha-glucan branching enzyme: MAQPTLTAPLSAVLREWLPRQRWFPVKTADFSLEQAGSLSLEDAAGQARLEIFLLAVSSRTADGGLRTDVVQVPLSYRASPLAGAERALVGQAPGAGMAWIYDAVHDPSFVSSWLELIRSEAGSSTGSATGHRTRSEHRLPTAHGMVKVLSGEQSNSSVIVDDGESAAIVKFFRVLSEGINPEVEVGAALTAQGTFEVPATLGWVRGEWKAPASSGLPAQEPSQGELAVAHEFLAGGRDAWRLAVDAARTGADFTAEAHALGAATATVHRRLAEALGTAVEPAPGQLIAPVVAQRVRQAWAEASAAVGPYDDALGALLGELDGVPAGPLQRIHGDLHLGQILQVPGHGGQPGRWAILDFEGEPLRPIAERNFPDVPLRDVVGMLRSFDYAAGAAEREYQGARVPASWVDDCADAFLAGYAAVTPGTIDRTSPLFVALWLDKALYEVVYELRNRPDWLAIPTNASRRLLSVKGSGDQAGAASEGMKMTGSARTDRPRVPLHVDSDTLARVANGEHHAPHSVLGAHLDDHGHVTVRTLKHLAEAVSVVTAVGSQPMTHENNGVWVAVLEPLQAGHVPDYRLEVTYAGAAPLTVDEPYRYLPTVGEVDLHLIGEGRHEKLWEVLGAHVQHYKSSLGDVDGVSFAVWAPNAQAVRVKGDFNAWDGRENSLRSLGSSGVWEVFLPGVLAGACYKFEIKSKSGHWVEKADPLAFGTEVPPLTASRVVEPSYVFKDAEWMAARAQRDPHNSPMSAYEVHLGSWRLGLGYRELAKELVEYVKWLGFTHVEFMPVAEHPFGGSWGYQVTSYFAPTSRFGHPDEFRFLVDSLHQAGIGVLLDWVPAHFPKDAWALAQFDGEPLYEHADPNLGEHPDWGTLIFDFGRTEVRNFLVSNALYWLDEFHIDGLRVDAVASMLYLDYSREDGQWSPNRFGGRENLEAISFLQEVNATVYKTHPGAVMIAEESTAFPGVTAPTSHGGLGFGLKWNMGWMHDSLKYASEDPVNRKWHHGTLTFSMVYAFTENFLLPISHDEVVHGKGSMLRKMPGDRWQQLANLRAFFAYQWAHPGKQLIFMGTEFGQEAEWSEQHGLDWYLADIPAHRGLQLLTKDLNELYSSTPALYARDNEPGGFQWINGGDADRNVLTFVRWDKDGNPLVCAVNFSGGPHVGYVLGVPAAGAWTEVLNTDAAAYGGSGVLNGGELIALDEGLDGQPASLTVTLPPLGAAYFKPVPLAASGPKSVNPLS, encoded by the coding sequence ATGGCCCAGCCCACCCTCACAGCCCCACTAAGCGCTGTCCTTCGCGAATGGCTTCCGCGCCAGCGGTGGTTCCCCGTGAAGACAGCCGATTTTTCGCTGGAACAGGCAGGCAGCCTAAGCCTTGAAGATGCCGCCGGGCAGGCCCGGCTGGAGATCTTCCTGCTGGCTGTTTCCTCCCGGACGGCCGACGGCGGACTCCGCACTGACGTGGTCCAGGTCCCGCTGAGTTACCGGGCAAGTCCGCTTGCCGGAGCGGAGCGGGCCCTGGTGGGCCAGGCTCCCGGGGCCGGCATGGCCTGGATCTACGACGCCGTGCACGATCCTTCCTTTGTGTCCTCCTGGCTGGAGCTGATCCGGTCCGAAGCGGGCTCGAGCACGGGTTCGGCAACGGGCCACCGCACCCGGTCGGAGCACCGCCTGCCTACTGCCCACGGAATGGTCAAAGTCCTGTCCGGCGAACAGTCCAACAGCTCTGTCATTGTTGACGACGGCGAGTCCGCGGCGATCGTGAAATTCTTCCGCGTCCTCTCCGAAGGGATCAACCCTGAGGTCGAGGTAGGGGCGGCACTGACGGCCCAGGGCACCTTCGAGGTTCCGGCCACGCTGGGGTGGGTCCGCGGGGAATGGAAAGCGCCGGCGTCATCGGGGCTCCCGGCACAGGAGCCATCGCAGGGCGAGCTTGCCGTAGCCCACGAATTCCTCGCCGGCGGCCGCGATGCCTGGCGCCTTGCCGTGGATGCCGCGCGCACCGGTGCCGATTTCACCGCCGAGGCGCATGCCCTGGGCGCGGCCACAGCCACAGTCCACCGGCGGCTGGCCGAAGCACTCGGCACAGCGGTTGAACCGGCCCCGGGTCAGCTCATTGCGCCCGTCGTAGCCCAGCGGGTCCGGCAGGCATGGGCGGAAGCCAGTGCCGCCGTCGGGCCTTACGACGACGCGCTAGGGGCTCTGCTTGGCGAGCTCGACGGCGTGCCCGCAGGGCCGCTGCAGCGGATCCACGGCGATCTCCACCTCGGCCAGATCCTGCAGGTCCCCGGCCACGGCGGCCAGCCCGGCCGGTGGGCCATCCTTGATTTTGAAGGTGAGCCACTGCGGCCCATCGCCGAACGCAACTTCCCCGATGTTCCGCTCCGGGACGTGGTGGGAATGCTGCGTTCCTTCGACTACGCGGCAGGCGCGGCAGAACGCGAATATCAGGGTGCCCGCGTTCCGGCATCCTGGGTCGATGATTGCGCGGACGCGTTCCTTGCCGGGTATGCCGCAGTCACACCCGGCACCATCGACCGGACTTCACCGCTCTTTGTGGCATTGTGGCTGGACAAGGCCCTTTATGAAGTCGTGTATGAATTGCGGAACAGACCTGACTGGCTGGCCATTCCAACGAATGCGTCCAGGCGGCTCCTCAGCGTTAAAGGCTCCGGCGATCAGGCCGGAGCAGCATCGGAAGGTATGAAAATGACAGGCTCAGCACGTACAGACCGGCCCCGGGTGCCTCTTCACGTGGACTCGGACACGTTGGCCCGCGTGGCGAACGGCGAACACCACGCGCCGCACTCAGTGCTCGGCGCCCACCTGGACGACCACGGCCATGTGACGGTCCGGACGCTTAAGCACCTCGCGGAGGCAGTGAGCGTGGTGACTGCCGTGGGTTCACAGCCCATGACCCACGAAAACAATGGGGTATGGGTGGCAGTCCTCGAACCGCTGCAGGCCGGCCACGTCCCCGACTACCGGCTGGAAGTCACCTACGCCGGTGCCGCGCCCCTGACGGTGGATGAGCCGTACCGATACCTGCCCACCGTAGGTGAAGTGGACCTGCACCTGATCGGCGAGGGCCGGCACGAGAAACTCTGGGAAGTCCTGGGCGCGCACGTCCAGCACTACAAGTCCTCGCTCGGTGATGTTGACGGCGTCTCCTTTGCCGTCTGGGCACCGAACGCGCAGGCGGTCCGCGTCAAGGGCGATTTCAATGCCTGGGACGGCCGCGAAAATTCGCTCCGCTCGCTGGGGTCATCAGGCGTGTGGGAAGTCTTCCTTCCCGGCGTTTTAGCAGGGGCGTGCTACAAATTCGAGATCAAGTCCAAGAGCGGGCACTGGGTCGAAAAGGCGGACCCCCTGGCGTTCGGCACCGAAGTCCCGCCGCTGACGGCGTCCCGCGTAGTGGAACCGTCCTACGTCTTCAAGGACGCCGAATGGATGGCGGCACGCGCCCAGCGTGACCCGCACAATTCGCCGATGAGCGCCTACGAAGTCCACCTGGGATCCTGGCGCCTTGGCCTGGGCTACCGCGAGCTCGCCAAGGAGCTGGTGGAGTACGTCAAATGGCTCGGCTTCACGCACGTTGAGTTCATGCCTGTGGCCGAACATCCCTTCGGCGGCTCCTGGGGCTACCAGGTGACGTCCTACTTTGCGCCGACGTCCCGCTTCGGCCATCCGGACGAATTCCGGTTCCTGGTGGATTCCCTGCACCAGGCCGGGATCGGCGTGCTACTGGACTGGGTTCCGGCGCACTTCCCCAAGGATGCCTGGGCACTGGCCCAGTTCGACGGCGAACCCCTTTACGAGCACGCCGACCCGAACCTGGGCGAGCACCCCGACTGGGGAACGCTGATCTTCGACTTTGGCCGCACCGAGGTGCGGAACTTCCTGGTGTCCAACGCGCTGTACTGGCTTGATGAGTTCCACATCGACGGACTCCGCGTTGATGCCGTGGCCTCGATGCTGTACCTGGACTATTCGCGTGAAGACGGGCAGTGGTCGCCCAACCGCTTTGGCGGACGCGAGAACCTGGAGGCAATTTCCTTCCTCCAGGAAGTCAACGCCACCGTTTACAAGACCCACCCCGGCGCGGTGATGATCGCCGAAGAGTCCACGGCTTTCCCCGGTGTCACCGCCCCCACAAGCCACGGCGGCCTCGGCTTCGGGCTCAAGTGGAACATGGGCTGGATGCACGACTCCCTCAAGTACGCCTCCGAGGACCCCGTCAACCGGAAGTGGCACCACGGTACATTGACGTTCTCCATGGTCTACGCGTTCACCGAGAACTTCCTGCTCCCCATCAGCCACGACGAAGTAGTGCACGGCAAGGGCTCCATGCTCCGGAAGATGCCGGGGGACCGCTGGCAGCAGCTGGCCAACCTGCGCGCCTTCTTTGCCTACCAGTGGGCGCACCCGGGCAAGCAGCTCATTTTTATGGGCACCGAATTCGGCCAGGAGGCTGAATGGTCCGAGCAGCACGGACTGGACTGGTACCTGGCCGACATTCCGGCGCACCGCGGATTACAGCTCCTCACCAAGGACCTCAACGAGCTCTACAGCTCGACGCCGGCCCTCTACGCGCGGGACAACGAGCCCGGTGGCTTCCAGTGGATCAACGGTGGGGACGCCGACCGCAATGTCCTGACGTTTGTCCGCTGGGACAAGGACGGCAATCCGTTGGTGTGCGCCGTCAACTTCTCCGGCGGGCCGCATGTGGGCTATGTCCTCGGCGTTCCCGCTGCCGGGGCCTGGACCGAAGTGCTCAACACTGACGCTGCGGCCTATGGCGGTTCAGGTGTTTTGAATGGCGGCGAGCTGATTGCCCTGGACGAAGGGCTTGATGGCCAGCCGGCATCGTTGACCGTGACGCTGCCGCCCCTGGGTGCGGCGTACTTCAAGCCCGTTCCCTTGGCGGCCAGCGGACCGAAAAGTGTGAACCCGCTCTCTTAA
- the treS gene encoding maltose alpha-D-glucosyltransferase gives MSFNPQSSSQHFTPKSTFELNAPGLAHDPLWYRKAVFYEVLVRAFADANGDGSGDFSGLIDRLDYLQWLGVDCLWLPPFFQSPLRDGGYDISDYNSVLDEFGTISDFKRLVAESHARGVRVIIDLPLNHTSDQHPWFQESRKDPDGPFGDFYVWSDTDEKYQDARIIFVDTEESNWTFDPIRRQFFWHRFFSHQPDLNFENPKVIEALFDVVRFWLDQGIDGFRADAIPYLFEEEGTNCENLPATHDFLRKLRAMVDEGYPGRVIIAEANQPPNEVVEYFGTAEEPECHMAFHFPIMPRLYYALRDQKAAPIIETMHDTPEIPEGAQWGTFLRNHDELTLEMVTADERAAMLGWYAPDPRMRANIGIRRRLAPLLDNSRAEIELINALLLSLPGSPFLYYGDEIGMGDNIWLDDRDAVRTPMQWNPDRNAGFSNADPGKLYLPVIQSLVYSYGMANVEAEAAHSGSLLRWTRQILSVRKNHPAFGLGAFKHVEADHDAVVAYLRELSEDNTAGLPGETILCAFNLSQHPVAAKLRIPQFAGRGLRDVFGGQPFPGIDDDGSLTLTLGSHDFFWLRVRSATSNPASPYTQALPILSIEN, from the coding sequence GTGAGCTTTAACCCGCAGAGTTCCAGCCAGCATTTCACTCCCAAGAGCACGTTTGAGCTGAACGCCCCTGGCCTGGCCCACGATCCGCTCTGGTATCGGAAAGCTGTGTTCTATGAGGTGCTGGTGCGGGCCTTCGCGGATGCGAACGGCGACGGTTCGGGCGACTTTTCCGGCCTGATCGACCGGCTGGACTACCTGCAGTGGCTTGGTGTGGACTGCCTGTGGCTGCCGCCGTTCTTCCAGTCGCCGCTGCGTGACGGCGGCTATGACATTTCGGACTACAACTCCGTCCTGGATGAGTTCGGCACCATCAGCGACTTCAAGCGGCTGGTGGCCGAGTCCCATGCCCGCGGCGTCCGGGTCATCATTGACCTGCCGCTGAACCACACCTCGGACCAGCACCCCTGGTTCCAGGAATCGCGCAAGGACCCGGACGGCCCCTTCGGCGACTTTTATGTGTGGAGTGATACGGACGAGAAGTACCAGGACGCCCGCATCATCTTCGTGGACACGGAGGAGTCCAACTGGACCTTCGACCCCATTCGCCGGCAGTTCTTCTGGCACCGCTTCTTCAGCCACCAGCCTGACCTGAACTTTGAGAACCCCAAGGTCATCGAAGCGCTCTTTGACGTGGTCCGTTTCTGGCTGGACCAGGGCATCGATGGTTTCCGGGCGGACGCCATCCCGTACCTCTTCGAGGAGGAGGGGACCAACTGCGAAAACCTGCCGGCCACCCATGACTTCCTGCGCAAGCTGCGGGCCATGGTGGATGAAGGCTACCCGGGCCGCGTCATCATCGCCGAGGCCAACCAGCCGCCCAACGAGGTGGTGGAGTACTTCGGAACAGCGGAAGAGCCCGAATGCCACATGGCCTTCCACTTCCCCATCATGCCGCGCCTTTACTACGCCCTGCGGGACCAGAAGGCCGCTCCGATCATCGAGACCATGCATGACACCCCGGAGATCCCCGAAGGGGCGCAGTGGGGAACGTTCCTGCGCAACCACGATGAACTGACGCTGGAGATGGTCACGGCCGACGAGCGTGCGGCAATGCTGGGCTGGTACGCGCCGGACCCCCGGATGCGCGCCAACATCGGGATCCGGCGCCGGCTTGCACCGTTGCTGGATAACTCGCGGGCCGAGATCGAACTGATCAATGCCCTGCTGCTGTCGCTGCCTGGTAGCCCGTTCCTGTACTACGGGGACGAGATCGGCATGGGGGACAACATCTGGCTCGATGACCGCGATGCTGTGCGCACCCCCATGCAGTGGAACCCGGACCGGAACGCAGGATTCTCCAACGCTGATCCCGGCAAGCTCTACCTGCCGGTCATCCAGTCGCTGGTGTACAGCTACGGCATGGCCAATGTGGAAGCCGAGGCCGCCCACTCCGGTTCCCTGCTCCGCTGGACCCGGCAGATCCTCAGCGTCCGCAAGAACCACCCTGCCTTCGGGCTGGGCGCGTTCAAACATGTCGAAGCCGACCACGACGCCGTGGTGGCGTATCTCCGGGAACTTTCGGAGGACAACACTGCGGGGCTGCCCGGCGAAACCATTCTGTGCGCCTTTAACCTTTCGCAGCACCCCGTCGCGGCAAAACTGCGAATTCCCCAGTTTGCCGGCCGCGGGCTGCGCGATGTGTTCGGGGGTCAGCCGTTCCCCGGGATCGACGACGACGGATCACTGACGCTGACCCTGGGAAGCCATGATTTCTTCTGGCTGCGGGTCCGCTCGGCGACGTCCAATCCAGCCTCCCCGTACACGCAGGCACTGCCCATCCTGTCCATCGAGAACTGA
- a CDS encoding SRPBCC domain-containing protein, giving the protein MENLFSHADDALPASVEPAENLEPVICTVTVPGPVAQAFAGFTDHTHLWWPLDSHGVYGAGSYVEFEENLIVETADDGRTAVWGSIDDWQPPLSFHASWHPGTTAIWSTELRVAFRAVESGTELRLVHNGWEGAEDPAAARADYAAGWPKVLDRFVRFMGGEA; this is encoded by the coding sequence ATGGAGAACCTTTTCAGCCACGCGGACGACGCCCTCCCCGCTTCAGTTGAGCCCGCAGAGAACCTTGAACCTGTCATCTGCACTGTCACAGTGCCGGGGCCGGTGGCGCAGGCGTTCGCAGGCTTCACGGATCACACGCACTTGTGGTGGCCACTGGATTCACACGGTGTGTACGGCGCAGGATCTTACGTTGAGTTTGAAGAGAACCTCATCGTGGAGACAGCTGACGACGGCAGGACCGCCGTCTGGGGTTCCATAGATGACTGGCAGCCGCCGCTTTCCTTCCACGCGTCCTGGCATCCCGGGACCACCGCTATCTGGTCCACCGAGCTGCGAGTCGCGTTCAGGGCCGTGGAATCCGGGACCGAGCTGCGCCTGGTCCACAACGGCTGGGAAGGTGCGGAGGATCCTGCCGCAGCCCGCGCCGACTATGCTGCCGGCTGGCCGAAGGTGCTGGACCGTTTCGTGAGGTTCATGGGCGGGGAAGCTTAG